From the genome of Abditibacteriota bacterium:
GGCCCCCCCCCAATGCCTGACGGCATCGGTCCCCCCGTAGATCTCTGAGCGTCCTTGGCAGAGCCAATGGCGCGAGATGACGGCAGAGCGCTCTTCCGCTCGGCGGAGAATGAAGAGTGCTCTGCTCCCTTCCTTGTCATCCCGGCACACGGTATTTATAAAGCCTTGGGCAGGCGCGCAGCGCCTGCCCAAGGCGCCTTTTACTCCGGCAGCGCCCCCACTATTTCGTGGGGCGCGTAGGGCTCTTCCAGATACAGCACGTCTTCTGCGGTCAGCGTCAGATCCGCCGCCCGGACGGCGTCATCAAAGTGGGCCGCTTTTGTGGCGCCGACTATCGGCGCGGCCACTCCCTTTGCGTAGTGCCATGCCAGGGCGACGCAGGTCATGGTGACCGAGTATTTTTCTGCCAGGGCCGCCACGCGCTCTATGATGAGCATGTCGTTGTCCTTTGCCCGGTCATACTTGTTTTTGAGTACCTTGTCTGTGCCGCTGCGCCTGCTGTCCGAATCCCATGTCCTGCGGGTCAGGTGTCCGCCCGCCAGGGGGCTGTAGGGGATCAGCGACACGTTGTATTGACGGCACACGGGTATCAGCTCCCGTTCGTCCTCACGGTAGAGCAGATTGTAGTGATTCTGCATGGCGGAAAACAGGGTCCAGCCGTTTTGTTCGGCGGCTGCCTGCATGTTGTGGAACTGATAGCCGTACATGGCCGAAGCGCCTATGGCCCTGACCTTGCCGGCCGCGACCAGCGAATGCAGCGCTTCCATGGTATCCTCAATGGGGGTGCCGTAGTCAAAGCGGTGTATCTGATACAGGTCCAGGTAGTCCGTCTGCAGACGGGCGAGGGTGCCGTCTATCTCCCGGAGTATAGCCTCTCTGCCCAGCCTGCCTTCGTTGAAATACACCTTTGACGCCAGCACGGCCCTGTCTCTGGGGATGCCCAGGCTGCGGAGGGCCCTGCCGATGTATTCCTCGCTGGTGCCACCGCTGTAGCAGTTGGCCGTGTCTATGAAGTTGACCCCGCGGTCAAAGGCCCGGGCGATCATATCCCGCGTGGCGGCGGGGTCCAGCGTCCATTGGTGAAAAGCCTCCGAGGCCTGCCCGAAGGACATGCCCCCGACGCATATCCGCGACACTTTTATGTCAGTGTTGCCGAGAGTGGTGTATGTCATTTGCCCTGAGCCTTTTTCATCATCTCTTTGCCGGCGTTCCAGGCCTTGCCGGCCCTGGCGCCCGCCGTGTAGTAGCCTGAACGGAACTGGTCAAATATGAGGGCGTCCAGCTTTTCCGGGTCCACCTTGCCGTCCTCCGCCAGCACGCTGTCGTCGGCGCTGACGTTCACTATGCGCCCGATCACCCCGTGAAAATGGTCTGTGGACACGATCTCCGCCAGCTCGCACTCCAGCGCCACGGGAAACTCGGTGACTATGGGCGCGTTGACGCGGGCGCTCCTGACCGCGTGATAGCCGGAGCGGACAAACTTGTCGGGCATCTTGTTGCCCGTGGCAATGCCGAAAAAGTCGGCGCCGTCCATGTGCGCCCTGTCCGCGATGCTCACGGTAAAAGCCTTTGAGACGCGCACGTTTTGAGTAGTCTTGTGGTCTTCGTCGATGCACAGGGCTATCTTGTCCATGCCGCATATGGTGCCCCAGGCGGCGTTCATCACGTTGACCGTACCGTCGCCGTCATACGCGGCCACCATCAGTACCGGCATGGGGAATACAGCCGGCAGAACTCCCAGATCTTTTCTCATCAGTGTCTCCTTGCAATATACTTTTTGTGATCCCGCGGGCAGCCTGCGGCGCCGCCGCAGCAGGGCAGGGGGCAGTCCCAGGCGTGTCCCCGCACTTCTATTTTAACACATATTGAGCCATTCTCCGCCGTCATCCCGGCTCTCCGCCGTCATCCCGGCGGTCGCGACTTGTTCGCGACCGTTGGAGATCTGTGGGGGGACCGACGGCTGAAAGCCGTTGGGGGGGCCACTCGGCGGAGAAGGACCAAGTGT
Proteins encoded in this window:
- a CDS encoding flavin reductase family protein, translated to MRKDLGVLPAVFPMPVLMVAAYDGDGTVNVMNAAWGTICGMDKIALCIDEDHKTTQNVRVSKAFTVSIADRAHMDGADFFGIATGNKMPDKFVRSGYHAVRSARVNAPIVTEFPVALECELAEIVSTDHFHGVIGRIVNVSADDSVLAEDGKVDPEKLDALIFDQFRSGYYTAGARAGKAWNAGKEMMKKAQGK
- a CDS encoding aldo/keto reductase, whose product is MTYTTLGNTDIKVSRICVGGMSFGQASEAFHQWTLDPAATRDMIARAFDRGVNFIDTANCYSGGTSEEYIGRALRSLGIPRDRAVLASKVYFNEGRLGREAILREIDGTLARLQTDYLDLYQIHRFDYGTPIEDTMEALHSLVAAGKVRAIGASAMYGYQFHNMQAAAEQNGWTLFSAMQNHYNLLYREDERELIPVCRQYNVSLIPYSPLAGGHLTRRTWDSDSRRSGTDKVLKNKYDRAKDNDMLIIERVAALAEKYSVTMTCVALAWHYAKGVAAPIVGATKAAHFDDAVRAADLTLTAEDVLYLEEPYAPHEIVGALPE